CCACAGGACCCCGATGAAGAGTGGTGGGAATTCCCCCAgacacacagacccccccccgcccactgacccccagagcgccgcccatCCAGCCGCAGGACAGTCATCTCCCAACCCAGCTCCCTCCCGGGAGCCTGGAAACCAGCCAAGGCCTAGGGTGTGTTGTTATTACAGTTCCAGGTGCCCTTGGGGCcatgactgagatcagggccccacccacatcctcaAAGGGACCCactgggagtcaggcacctaaataacgaGGCTCTGGGCCATTGTGCCAGGGCCtgcagagacagcccctgcccctgaaGAGTTTGCAGGCGAGATGGCTCGATATAGAGGGGCATGGGGAATGGACGGACAGACAGGCGAAGAGAAAAGAGATCTTCTAGCCTGGCTAGACGGCCCAGCACGGTGGATGGAAGGAAACACATGACACTGGGAGAACGGTGGACAGAACGCTTTTTATTGAAAGCAGCCGGACAGTGTCCAGAGCCAGGGGCTCTGGGTCCCGGTctcaggcccccctccccccagctattTGCTCTGTCCCCGGAAGAAGTCGTTGTAGGCCATACACAAGGTGGACAGGAAAACCGAGTATTCCTTGAAGTCGATTTCCTGGTCGCTGTTCCGGTCTAGGCTTTTCATGAGCTGCTCAATGCCGCCTTCCTTCATTCTCTGCAGGAAAGGGCGAGAGACGATCAAAGCTGCAGGGAGCCGCTCTGGCCCTAGGTGCTGGCTTTCCTTTCCCTGTATGGTAATCTGGCTCGTTAACGATGCAGGAGTCTCGCCCCTGGGCTGCTGCTAACCATGGCGCAGAACAGGGAGGAGACGTTACCGTTACTTTCCCTCCCCATCGGGCAGCTGCGAAATGGGAGCAAAGCTTCCTTGGGAGGAAAACAATCCCCAGGCCTGACATGAGCACTGTGGGCAAAGATACcaggccagatccagccctgggGAAGGCATCCGTCCCCCCAGGACAGGGACGGGGGAGCTGCGTGTCTGAGTTCACAAGAGCAAACTGATCCATTGGTTGGGCCAAAAAACTGGGGGGGAAACTTTGAAAAATGTTCGTATTTTCCCCCTACATttcctgtggatttttttttttcatgttttggacggaaaaaaaccccaaattttaTTCAGTTTTCAGTTCTGCAAAAATCTCAAATCTGATCCGTTTGGGGAGAAACCCAGGAGAGTTTGATCCGAACCAAAATGCTCATTTTGATCCCCCAAATTCCTCATTTTTCACCCCCCCAAAGACATGTTTCCGAAGCACTCACCTCCCCCAGGCCCAACTCGTTCCTCACCAGCTCCTTCAGTTCCCCCTTGCTCAGGGTCATCTTGTCGCCTTCCTTCCCCGAGTACTTGTGGAAGGTGCAGACTAGGGTTGCCAAGGCCTTTTCCAGAGGCGTTTCCATGGCGCTCGTCCACATTGGTCTGAaagagagagcagggcctggcacGGTCTCGCGGCGAAACGGGGCTGCCCCGGGAAGAACTGTGCACACAAGCCCCAGTGAGCAAGGCGCAGACAGGCtgtggtggggtggagggggagtgaAGAGACCGGCCCTGCCACATTAATACTTCGCTTGCCACACAGCACTTTCCAGTTTCAAAGTGCTCTCCGACCAATCGCTTCTTCTTCTGGGTAGGACCCACCAAGCTCGGGGCCCTGGGTCTAAACAGACCCCATCCCATGTCACAGGTGGGTGACATTGGCCTATTCAAGAGacaagctggggcgggggaggagaataTCTTGGACCAAcatttgttggtgagagagacaagaagcTGGGACCTCACTAGGACGGACGTGGCTACACCACCACGGCGTCCTCTCCTGTCATCACGCCTCCTCCTTTCTGCCCAGCGCTTGCAGCGTCTGCCTGGCCGTGCCCGGTACCTGGGTAGAGCGTGTGAGCTGCGAGCGGGCTCCGGAAGGAGCGCTGATTCATGGCATGGGGAGCCAGGGTGAAGTGGAGCCCGGGTGGCCAACCACATGCTGCATTAGAGGAAGCGGCCGCCAGGTGGTTAAGCCGGTTGCATCCGGTCCCTTCCGCCATGGCCAGAACCCAGACCTGCTGGATACAGCCGTGACAGGTGGGAAACGTGGGCACCTCATTCATATCCCCCGGGGGATGGCGCTTAGCCGTGCAGGTGGTGCTATCCACGCCTTGCCGTGGCCTGCTTCTCGGCTAGCTCACTGGTTACGGCATTGGCCTCGGGCCCAGGTGCACCAGCTTCAATCCCCCGCTCTGTCCCTGCCTCCCTGCATGACCCTGGGCACATCCCCTCATCTCTCTGGGTCTCTGTTAATTGCCCatcctttgcctgtcttgtctattcagactgGAGGCTGTTTGGAGCAGGGCTTCTCAGTGCTACCGTACCAAGAACATGGGAAGCTGCCTGGCAGACGGATGGTTAATAATTAAGAGCGAGGATGATGAGGAAGGTCCTGTCCAGGGCCCCAGGGCAGTTGCTCCTGCTGGCTTATCCATTTCCCTTATCATGGTGCTGGCTCATAGGAAATCAGGAGCTATAAAATACAGGGCTTGGTGCCTCAGAGCATTGCAACTCCATTAAGCCGTTAAGTGAGTAAATACCAGCAATAGCAGTTAGCCACAGGGAGGGTGCGGCCGGGCATCTTGGGGCTAAGCCCTGCCCAGAGATGCAGAGCTGTTCTGGTGACTCACCCGAGCAATCAGAGCAGGTGGGTCTGACTGGCTGGGAATTTCAAAGGCATTTAAGGGAATTCGGTATCGAATTTTGTTGTTTTCCAATCAGATCTGGGTTCCTCACTCTCTCGGTCCCCGTCCCCTTCCCATGAAAATCCCACCAACTCAGATGTTGCAAATCTCTCCAGGACAGAGGGAACTAAGGGCAGCAGCAAAGATCCTGCAGGGGGAAGCAGCCAAGCTCAGGATGAGTTAACAAGGCAGGAATctcccagagggggggggg
Above is a window of Chrysemys picta bellii isolate R12L10 chromosome 20, ASM1138683v2, whole genome shotgun sequence DNA encoding:
- the LOC101947433 gene encoding protein S100-A5 isoform X1, which codes for MWTSAMETPLEKALATLVCTFHKYSGKEGDKMTLSKGELKELVRNELGLGERMKEGGIEQLMKSLDRNSDQEIDFKEYSVFLSTLCMAYNDFFRGQSK
- the LOC101947433 gene encoding protein S100-A5 isoform X2: MWLATRAPLHPGSPCHESALLPEPARSSHALPRPMWTSAMETPLEKALATLVCTFHKYSGKEGDKMTLSKGELKELVRNELGLGERMKEGGIEQLMKSLDRNSDQEIDFKEYSVFLSTLCMAYNDFFRGQSK